Proteins from one Mesotoga infera genomic window:
- a CDS encoding ABC transporter substrate-binding protein gives MKRFFLVSLIGLLLLSVSAFGVITIEFWTGFTGPDGRFMQELVNRFNQEHKDEIQVNMSTMLWADYNTKVPIALASGKGPDVGVAAIDNLRSFVSQGMLLPLDDYLGIMGIKEGDIVSSVWEATHVEGSIYGISLDVHPLVFYWNKKLFREAGLDPENPPMTREAFIEAAKALTKDTNGDGAIDQWGTMIPVGWPNYFIWFSAFFSNGGELFNEDLTKATFASSAGMDAMQFLVDLVFKYKVSPEKVQVDADIDAFKRGTCAMEFNGIWMLTSYMEVEGLEFGAGPVPQFGSERPANWAGSHTLVIYKQRKQDLEKTEAAAKFISWISNHSYEWALAGQIPVNISVQNSEQFKALPYHSSIAKGAANVVFPPFFPKYGDATGPIWEALNLAILGQKTVEQALKDAEKISNEILQD, from the coding sequence ATGAAAAGGTTTTTTCTAGTTTCTTTGATCGGTTTGCTGCTGCTCTCGGTGTCGGCTTTTGGAGTAATTACTATTGAATTCTGGACCGGCTTCACCGGACCGGACGGGAGGTTCATGCAGGAACTGGTTAACCGGTTCAACCAGGAACACAAAGACGAGATACAGGTTAACATGAGTACCATGCTCTGGGCCGATTACAACACGAAGGTTCCAATAGCTCTAGCGAGTGGAAAGGGACCCGATGTCGGTGTGGCCGCCATCGACAACCTGAGGAGTTTCGTGAGTCAGGGAATGCTCCTGCCTTTGGACGATTATCTGGGTATCATGGGTATCAAGGAGGGAGATATCGTCTCCTCGGTCTGGGAGGCGACCCATGTGGAAGGAAGTATCTACGGGATCTCTCTGGACGTTCATCCCCTGGTTTTCTACTGGAACAAGAAACTCTTCAGAGAGGCCGGACTGGATCCGGAGAATCCGCCTATGACGCGCGAGGCTTTCATCGAGGCGGCGAAAGCGCTTACCAAAGATACCAACGGCGACGGCGCGATAGACCAGTGGGGCACGATGATTCCAGTCGGTTGGCCGAACTACTTCATTTGGTTCTCGGCCTTCTTCTCTAACGGCGGAGAGCTCTTCAATGAAGATCTCACGAAAGCCACTTTTGCCAGTTCAGCCGGTATGGACGCCATGCAGTTCCTGGTAGATCTCGTTTTCAAGTACAAAGTCTCTCCGGAAAAGGTGCAGGTCGATGCCGATATCGACGCCTTCAAGAGAGGAACCTGCGCAATGGAATTCAATGGAATCTGGATGCTCACAAGCTATATGGAAGTGGAGGGGCTAGAATTCGGCGCAGGTCCGGTGCCACAGTTCGGTTCGGAAAGACCGGCAAACTGGGCCGGCTCCCATACGCTGGTGATTTACAAACAGAGAAAGCAAGATCTGGAGAAAACTGAGGCGGCCGCCAAGTTCATCAGCTGGATAAGCAACCACAGTTATGAATGGGCTCTTGCCGGACAGATACCGGTCAACATATCTGTTCAGAACAGCGAGCAATTCAAGGCGCTTCCATATCACAGTTCCATTGCAAAGGGTGCCGCGAACGTCGTCTTCCCGCCATTCTTTCCCAAGTACGGAGATGCGACAGGCCCGATATGGGAGGCGCTGAACCTGGCCATCCTGGGTCAGAAGACCGTCGAGCAGGCTTTGAAAGACGCCGAAAAGATCAGCAACGAGATTCTGCAGGATTGA
- a CDS encoding cellulase family glycosylhydrolase, whose product MASFVKVSPGGKYFQHDGKVLVPVGFNDAITWPSLISLSYGNISAAEEYFEKLSSYGVNTLRIMLEYAQDRSGVSLLEKPLGVYNDSVIKIWDEIFRLAEKYDIYLIVTPWDPFWMYENWDVNPYNEANGGPIKTLSQFLTDPQVKPWQKERFRFIVERYGSSERVLAWELNNEIELWYGHVFYKADYTIGNEAREWLGEMSAFIRELEMELYGDTHLLTVSTARPGLTGTLAGKLYRFDYIDFFTTHFYFDTVKNPSDPLAIARDVSANINYHNYLFGDSLPFMDSESGPIDRWPQPTGFDAECYRAFSWSHLASGGTGTGLRWPYTSPHMMPDRLLGVLSSISRFIASGGIDWLNFKGVNLDMEISLLSGGKTFHTCSGNDYENLRELIGWAMSSSKIGVVTLELKGLEQGKYRMEIWHISEGYDSQPAEFLDFEFPLRTNIGLDIDHGSFAYKIYKVE is encoded by the coding sequence ATGGCATCTTTTGTGAAAGTTTCGCCAGGGGGGAAGTACTTCCAGCACGACGGAAAGGTCTTGGTCCCCGTCGGATTCAACGACGCGATTACGTGGCCTTCGCTTATATCGTTGAGCTACGGGAACATTTCGGCCGCCGAAGAGTACTTCGAGAAACTTTCCTCCTACGGTGTCAACACGCTCAGAATAATGCTCGAATACGCCCAGGACAGGTCGGGAGTCTCTCTCCTGGAAAAACCGCTCGGAGTGTACAACGATTCCGTAATAAAGATCTGGGACGAGATCTTCAGACTGGCCGAAAAGTACGACATCTATTTAATCGTAACTCCCTGGGATCCCTTCTGGATGTACGAAAACTGGGACGTCAACCCCTACAACGAGGCGAACGGGGGACCGATAAAGACCTTGAGCCAATTTTTGACCGATCCGCAGGTCAAGCCATGGCAGAAGGAGCGTTTCAGGTTCATTGTTGAGAGGTACGGTTCCAGCGAAAGGGTACTGGCCTGGGAATTAAACAACGAGATAGAACTCTGGTACGGTCATGTATTCTACAAGGCCGATTATACGATCGGGAACGAAGCACGGGAGTGGCTGGGAGAGATGTCGGCCTTTATCCGTGAGCTGGAGATGGAACTGTACGGCGACACCCACCTCCTGACGGTTTCCACGGCTAGGCCCGGACTGACGGGTACGCTGGCGGGAAAGCTTTACAGATTCGATTACATCGATTTTTTCACTACCCACTTCTACTTCGATACAGTGAAGAATCCATCGGATCCTCTGGCGATTGCAAGAGACGTTTCGGCCAATATAAACTATCACAACTATCTCTTCGGCGACTCTCTTCCCTTCATGGACAGCGAAAGCGGACCGATCGACCGCTGGCCCCAGCCGACAGGCTTCGATGCGGAGTGCTACAGGGCCTTTTCCTGGTCGCATCTGGCCAGCGGAGGAACCGGCACGGGTCTGCGCTGGCCCTACACTTCTCCGCACATGATGCCCGATCGTCTTCTCGGGGTACTCTCTTCCATCTCGAGGTTCATCGCTTCGGGAGGTATAGACTGGCTGAATTTCAAGGGAGTTAACCTGGATATGGAGATCTCTCTACTTTCCGGGGGAAAAACCTTTCACACTTGCAGCGGAAACGACTACGAAAATTTGAGAGAACTGATCGGCTGGGCCATGTCGAGTTCGAAGATCGGCGTGGTGACGCTGGAGCTTAAGGGACTCGAACAGGGCAAATACAGAATGGAGATCTGGCACATCTCCGAAGGGTACGACTCGCAACCGGCGGAGTTCTTAGATTTCGAATTTCCGCTCCGGACAAATATAGGGCTGGATATAGACCACGGCAGTTTCGCTTACAAGATCTATAAAGTTGAATGA
- a CDS encoding LacI family DNA-binding transcriptional regulator, which translates to MTRVTIKDVAVSLGLSVSTVSRALNDKGDVDPKTRKKVKEKAVELGYFPNMVAKALKGKVLGLLGVVIDDNANPFYAEVVKGMERQARKYGFHLLLVNTSADYEEQVFAVDFLQSKGVDGILIAPVDDTKPYEMEALRVPFVVVGRHFEEGDFVEVYNDEVLGGYLATKHLLDGGRRNIVTIQPAMNIYPTRGRSEGYRKALIEFSAELYNQSRELKSSPEQAGNSLKEYIKTQGLPDAIFAYNDMYALEVITCLKGRKLRVPEDVAVVGYDDIPYSVYVHPALTSVALDKEWMGRTSVELLVRMVQGEELKKKKYIQKPVLRVRDSG; encoded by the coding sequence ATGACACGCGTCACTATAAAGGATGTGGCTGTATCTCTTGGTTTATCGGTATCCACCGTTTCCAGGGCGCTAAACGACAAGGGAGATGTCGATCCAAAAACGAGAAAGAAAGTGAAAGAAAAGGCCGTGGAGCTGGGGTACTTTCCAAACATGGTGGCGAAGGCTCTGAAGGGGAAGGTGCTGGGACTGCTCGGAGTTGTGATAGACGACAACGCGAATCCCTTCTACGCCGAAGTGGTGAAGGGAATGGAACGCCAGGCCAGGAAATACGGTTTTCACCTCCTTCTGGTGAACACTTCCGCCGATTACGAAGAACAGGTCTTCGCAGTCGACTTTCTTCAGAGCAAGGGTGTCGATGGTATCCTGATAGCCCCGGTAGATGACACCAAGCCGTATGAAATGGAGGCTCTCAGAGTGCCGTTCGTGGTAGTTGGAAGGCATTTCGAAGAGGGAGATTTCGTAGAGGTGTACAACGACGAGGTTCTTGGAGGTTATTTGGCCACGAAACATCTCCTCGACGGGGGTAGGCGCAACATTGTCACCATACAGCCGGCGATGAACATTTATCCGACGCGCGGAAGAAGCGAGGGTTACCGAAAGGCTCTAATAGAGTTTTCCGCAGAACTTTACAACCAGTCCCGGGAGTTGAAATCCTCACCCGAACAGGCAGGAAATTCCCTGAAAGAGTATATCAAGACACAGGGACTGCCCGATGCCATCTTCGCCTACAACGATATGTACGCGCTCGAAGTTATAACCTGCCTGAAAGGAAGGAAATTGAGGGTTCCCGAAGACGTGGCCGTAGTTGGTTACGACGACATTCCCTATTCGGTGTATGTCCATCCCGCTCTGACTAGCGTTGCTCTTGACAAAGAGTGGATGGGCAGAACCAGCGTCGAACTGCTTGTGAGAATGGTTCAGGGTGAGGAGTTAAAAAAGAAAAAGTATATACAGAAACCCGTTCTCAGAGTCAGGGACTCTGGGTAG
- a CDS encoding HD domain-containing phosphohydrolase has product MEKDYSSLYNALVDHPDLLICRWLPDTSLTFVNDTYARFYGYEKSEMIGKKWLEITKINIQEDLRFSINRAEMLGDSIVREDPVIDPQGKERWVRWYNRPITDDSGVVVEFQSIGIDITDQRRTTQKLLESEHVMSLILDNIDELVAYHSPDMSLVWVNGAYARSRNKSQRELTGKLCHEIWYGSKQPCENCPVVRAVKERKNVTGEIISGERVWHIKAYPVFGQDGELLGVVDLSYEVTEERKLSEELVRSEERFKKLESSTNDIIFELDREGRHTAVYGRWLEKMGFKEEFFLGRSAGDIFSAKDALVHEYNNAIALGGKSTNYEWSAEIDGERIFYSTSLSPIFDREGNVTGIVGIGRDITDIKRAEEALKRSWDQLIMTLSRMLRIKDPYTAGHQERVKEIAVAVSEEIGLSPRSRETIRIASLLHDIGKLAIPADILNKPGKLNEIEWGLIKQHPEQGFELLKGIDFEMPVAEVILQHHERINGSGYPLGLKGEEISIEARVLAVADVFEAISSHRPYRPSLGVEEALAELKKNSGVLYDREVVDALLRVIERGFVFDTDPFE; this is encoded by the coding sequence ATGGAGAAGGATTATTCAAGCCTCTACAACGCGCTCGTGGATCACCCCGATCTGCTGATCTGCCGTTGGCTGCCGGATACTTCGCTCACGTTCGTCAACGATACTTACGCCCGCTTCTACGGCTATGAAAAAAGCGAAATGATAGGCAAGAAGTGGCTTGAGATAACTAAAATCAATATCCAAGAAGATTTGAGATTCTCGATAAACCGGGCCGAGATGTTGGGGGACAGCATAGTCCGCGAAGATCCGGTGATCGATCCGCAGGGAAAGGAACGCTGGGTCCGATGGTACAACAGGCCAATCACAGACGATTCCGGCGTAGTAGTAGAATTTCAGTCTATCGGCATAGATATCACCGATCAGAGGCGGACCACACAGAAACTGTTAGAATCCGAGCACGTAATGTCGCTCATTCTTGACAACATAGATGAACTGGTTGCCTATCACAGTCCCGACATGAGCCTCGTGTGGGTGAACGGGGCTTACGCCAGATCCCGCAATAAATCACAGAGAGAACTCACGGGAAAGCTCTGCCATGAGATATGGTATGGGTCGAAACAGCCCTGTGAAAACTGCCCGGTGGTTCGGGCCGTGAAGGAGAGAAAGAATGTAACGGGCGAGATCATCAGCGGTGAAAGAGTCTGGCATATAAAGGCTTACCCGGTTTTCGGTCAAGACGGTGAACTTCTGGGAGTGGTAGACTTATCCTACGAAGTCACCGAAGAGAGAAAGCTCTCCGAAGAACTCGTCAGGAGCGAGGAGCGTTTCAAGAAACTCGAGAGCTCGACCAACGATATAATCTTCGAGCTCGATAGAGAGGGAAGACACACCGCAGTTTATGGTCGCTGGCTCGAGAAAATGGGATTTAAAGAAGAGTTCTTCCTTGGAAGGTCGGCCGGCGACATCTTCTCGGCCAAAGATGCGCTGGTTCACGAGTATAACAACGCGATCGCCCTCGGGGGCAAATCGACGAATTACGAATGGTCTGCCGAGATCGACGGAGAGCGTATCTTTTACAGCACTTCTCTCTCGCCTATCTTCGACCGGGAAGGGAACGTAACGGGAATAGTCGGCATCGGGAGAGATATAACCGACATAAAAAGGGCCGAAGAGGCCCTCAAGAGAAGCTGGGATCAGTTGATAATGACCTTATCGCGGATGCTGAGGATAAAAGATCCGTACACGGCCGGTCATCAGGAGAGGGTCAAAGAGATAGCGGTAGCGGTTTCGGAAGAGATAGGACTCTCTCCCAGGAGCCGGGAGACTATAAGGATAGCTTCACTCCTTCACGATATAGGGAAACTGGCTATACCGGCCGATATACTCAACAAGCCGGGAAAGCTGAATGAAATAGAGTGGGGGCTCATCAAGCAGCACCCGGAACAGGGCTTCGAACTGCTCAAGGGTATAGATTTCGAAATGCCCGTCGCGGAAGTGATTCTTCAGCACCACGAGCGAATAAACGGATCGGGGTATCCGCTTGGACTCAAAGGCGAGGAGATATCGATCGAGGCGCGCGTGCTGGCAGTCGCCGATGTGTTCGAAGCAATATCGAGCCATAGACCATACAGACCGTCTCTGGGAGTGGAAGAGGCCCTGGCAGAACTGAAGAAGAATTCGGGGGTTCTGTACGATCGGGAAGTGGTCGATGCGCTGCTGAGAGTTATAGAAAGAGGCTTCGTGTTCGATACAGACCCCTTCGAATAA
- a CDS encoding transposase — MSILASIKHFVQLHFGDFFSSIEAFYLKDILILIQGILEPGHNSISSIARDPLNNVAHTTLTRFVNGHPDFWNNLEKLIQKVILSTSLEKMILVVDDTQLARRSKKIPFTTLTYDHNQKRYCQAQVLLTVGRVSDGFFPLEMMFSNSKEGPTKIERLIDWLKESEIRDAVLLGDSWYTNSHVIESCKLWFGITFIGKARGNLLFKTEESITRVSHYQDSVRDFSEEAIIRDRTVRFHQRVVRFKSVRVPLKIVVAELDDGRRTTLISSDTELSSEDIFLYYLNRWSIESYFKTAKQHFSLGKAVLSTQDGQKHWIILVILAYLIFNDLHRFILEKTKSQTKRYKVFETIQRAISMLRSLLLEQVKIDFHLLDSCFRSPSLAPFY, encoded by the coding sequence ATGAGTATTCTTGCATCAATTAAGCATTTTGTCCAGCTACACTTTGGTGATTTCTTCTCTTCAATAGAAGCCTTCTATCTTAAAGATATCCTGATTCTTATACAGGGAATACTGGAACCTGGACATAATTCGATCTCCTCAATAGCTAGAGACCCTCTGAACAATGTGGCTCATACAACTCTTACCAGGTTTGTTAATGGTCATCCTGATTTCTGGAATAACCTCGAGAAGCTGATCCAGAAGGTTATTCTCTCAACCTCTTTGGAGAAGATGATCCTGGTTGTGGATGATACTCAACTGGCCAGAAGGAGCAAGAAGATACCTTTCACCACTCTAACGTATGATCATAATCAGAAGCGGTATTGCCAGGCACAGGTTCTCCTTACCGTTGGTAGAGTCAGCGATGGTTTCTTCCCTCTGGAGATGATGTTCTCGAACTCGAAAGAAGGCCCCACCAAGATTGAAAGACTTATAGATTGGCTGAAAGAGAGCGAGATAAGGGATGCAGTGCTTCTTGGAGACTCCTGGTACACCAACAGCCACGTGATAGAGTCCTGCAAACTTTGGTTCGGAATCACTTTCATCGGGAAAGCCAGGGGAAATCTCTTATTCAAGACTGAAGAATCTATCACCAGAGTGTCCCACTACCAGGACTCTGTTCGTGATTTCTCAGAGGAGGCCATAATAAGAGATAGAACCGTCAGATTCCACCAGAGAGTTGTTCGCTTCAAGTCTGTTAGAGTTCCTCTCAAGATAGTTGTGGCCGAACTGGATGATGGGAGAAGAACCACCCTAATCTCTTCAGATACTGAGCTTTCATCTGAGGATATCTTTCTGTATTATCTCAACAGATGGTCCATTGAGTCCTACTTCAAGACTGCCAAACAACACTTCTCGCTCGGCAAAGCCGTACTCTCAACTCAAGATGGCCAAAAGCATTGGATCATCCTGGTTATTCTCGCCTATCTGATTTTCAATGACCTTCATCGATTCATTCTCGAGAAGACTAAGTCTCAAACAAAGAGGTATAAAGTGTTCGAAACGATCCAAAGAGCTATCTCTATGCTCAGGTCTTTACTCCTGGAACAGGTCAAAATCGACTTCCATCTCCTCGATTCCTGTTTCCGCTCTCCTTCTCTTGCTCCTTTCTATTAG
- a CDS encoding carbohydrate ABC transporter permease: MNTKKAVPYLLLLPHAVFFGIFFIFPLFKSLYMSFTEWGLFQGMIRYVGLDNYARLFEFAGYRSQYFWSAIWVTVQFVLYSVPVLVSVSLALALILNNRKLKMKSFHLTAFFLPTALSVTVVAVMWRWILNVHSGLLNYLLGLFGIEKIPWLTDLPWVWGAIIIATVWWTVGWNTVILLGGLSKIPESLYDSAKVDGANAFKRFLHVTLPGLKQVMMFVVITQVLAGFGLFAQPQLMTGGGPGRATIPIMLHIYGEAFNPSRPRMGYATAMSLITGVIIVSITFIQYFLFTRKSKEER, translated from the coding sequence TTGAACACCAAAAAGGCGGTTCCTTATTTGCTCCTGCTGCCGCACGCGGTTTTTTTCGGGATCTTTTTCATATTTCCGCTTTTCAAGAGCCTGTATATGAGTTTTACCGAATGGGGGCTCTTTCAGGGCATGATCAGATACGTCGGTCTGGACAACTACGCCAGACTCTTCGAGTTCGCCGGTTACCGTTCGCAGTACTTCTGGAGTGCCATCTGGGTTACCGTGCAGTTCGTATTGTACTCGGTACCGGTGCTCGTGTCCGTTTCTCTGGCGCTAGCCCTGATTCTCAACAACAGAAAACTGAAGATGAAGAGTTTCCACCTCACGGCCTTCTTCTTGCCTACGGCCCTCTCGGTGACGGTTGTGGCCGTAATGTGGAGGTGGATACTGAACGTTCATTCCGGTCTTTTGAATTATCTGCTGGGCTTATTCGGAATCGAAAAGATACCATGGTTGACCGATCTTCCCTGGGTCTGGGGAGCGATAATCATCGCAACCGTCTGGTGGACTGTAGGCTGGAACACGGTTATCCTTCTTGGTGGACTGTCGAAGATACCGGAATCGCTTTACGACTCGGCCAAAGTAGATGGTGCCAACGCATTCAAAAGGTTTTTGCACGTGACGCTGCCGGGTTTAAAACAGGTCATGATGTTCGTGGTCATAACACAGGTTCTGGCCGGGTTCGGCCTCTTCGCACAGCCGCAACTCATGACCGGGGGAGGACCGGGAAGGGCGACCATCCCGATAATGCTTCATATCTACGGTGAAGCCTTCAACCCATCCAGACCGAGAATGGGCTATGCCACGGCCATGTCGCTTATAACCGGTGTGATAATCGTTTCGATCACGTTCATCCAGTACTTTCTCTTCACTCGAAAGAGTAAGGAGGAGAGATGA
- a CDS encoding corrinoid protein: protein MELLERIKNAIIETMPAMAKQATQEALEKGISAKEILNSALIPGMDEVGRLFREGEYFVPEVLVAAKAMNASMDLIEPILVGSGVKKAGKVVAGTVEGDLHDIGKNLVCMMLKGAGFEIVDLGVDVKPESFVEATKREKPDILVMSALLTTTMLNMPKVIDALKEAGVREKVKVLVGGAPVSRDYAEEIGADGYSEDSSSAVELARKLVNV, encoded by the coding sequence ATGGAGCTACTCGAGAGGATCAAAAACGCTATAATCGAAACGATGCCGGCGATGGCCAAGCAGGCGACACAGGAGGCTCTGGAAAAAGGCATCAGTGCTAAGGAGATACTGAATTCCGCATTGATTCCGGGCATGGACGAGGTAGGGAGACTCTTCAGAGAAGGTGAATACTTCGTACCCGAAGTTCTCGTCGCGGCCAAAGCCATGAACGCCTCTATGGACCTTATAGAACCGATTCTGGTCGGTAGCGGGGTCAAAAAGGCGGGCAAGGTTGTGGCCGGGACCGTCGAGGGAGATTTGCATGATATCGGTAAAAACCTGGTTTGTATGATGCTCAAAGGGGCGGGATTCGAGATAGTCGATCTGGGGGTCGACGTGAAACCGGAGAGTTTCGTTGAGGCCACAAAACGGGAAAAACCCGATATACTGGTTATGTCGGCCCTGCTCACCACGACTATGCTCAACATGCCGAAGGTCATAGACGCCCTCAAAGAGGCAGGCGTGAGAGAAAAGGTCAAGGTGCTCGTGGGAGGCGCCCCCGTGAGCCGCGATTATGCCGAAGAAATAGGGGCCGACGGATATTCGGAAGACAGTTCTTCGGCCGTGGAACTGGCCAGAAAGCTGGTTAACGTTTGA
- the trhA gene encoding PAQR family membrane homeostasis protein TrhA has product METTTERKLDPMISGDNSNEGFNAISHLLAALIALAGLVLLIVFSAIDRKWMHLVSFSIYGFSVFVSMTLSSVLHFFLWFKRYFKIFGILDHSAIYLLIAGTYTPFCLVVVKGGLGWSIFGIIWGLAILNIVLKAVFFSKMPLWLSMGGYLLMGWLSVSMVYSVYIRLGMWSILLMFVGGLFYTIGAIVFITEKPNPFPGRIAHHELWHILVMLGNFTFLLMMFLYVLPY; this is encoded by the coding sequence TTGGAGACTACAACGGAAAGAAAGCTGGATCCCATGATATCGGGAGATAATTCCAACGAAGGTTTCAACGCGATAAGCCATCTTCTGGCCGCTCTGATAGCCCTCGCCGGTCTGGTCCTGCTGATAGTTTTCTCGGCGATAGATCGGAAGTGGATGCATCTTGTGAGCTTCTCGATATACGGTTTCAGCGTCTTCGTATCCATGACTCTGAGCAGTGTCCTTCATTTCTTTCTATGGTTCAAACGGTATTTCAAGATCTTCGGCATCCTCGATCACAGCGCGATCTATCTTCTCATAGCCGGTACTTACACGCCTTTCTGCCTGGTCGTGGTGAAGGGTGGCCTGGGCTGGTCCATCTTCGGTATTATCTGGGGGTTGGCGATCCTCAACATCGTGCTCAAGGCTGTCTTCTTCTCCAAAATGCCGCTCTGGCTTTCGATGGGAGGATACCTATTGATGGGCTGGCTATCGGTCTCTATGGTGTACAGCGTGTATATAAGACTGGGGATGTGGTCTATTCTCCTCATGTTCGTGGGAGGACTGTTCTACACGATCGGAGCCATCGTATTCATAACGGAAAAACCCAATCCCTTCCCGGGAAGGATAGCCCACCACGAACTTTGGCACATACTGGTCATGCTCGGGAATTTCACTTTCCTTCTCATGATGTTCCTCTACGTGCTTCCGTACTGA
- a CDS encoding carbohydrate ABC transporter permease, with protein sequence MKRRGITVNIIALLIALVFIFPLYWTFLTAFRTEAQILEWPPKFLPVNLTFANFKEVLAHPQDTPVFQWFINSLFAAVSYASLSVVVGVMAAFALARMQFRFRDAYFKIILASMAVPGMILFLPNYTTIDTLGWTDNLVAIIVPGLASTFGIFLLRQFFISVPKEIEEAAIIDGANIRQRIFYVIAPLAKESIIILWVMNFMSNWNDYLWALVVLYSPNKRTMPVGMSTLQGKYVTQYGPLMAGALFIAVPSILIFLLVQRYYIKGIDISGAVKE encoded by the coding sequence ATGAAAAGAAGAGGCATAACGGTGAATATAATAGCTCTGCTGATAGCACTGGTCTTCATCTTTCCGCTTTACTGGACTTTTTTGACGGCCTTCCGCACGGAGGCGCAGATTCTTGAATGGCCGCCCAAGTTCCTGCCGGTGAACCTCACCTTCGCCAACTTCAAAGAAGTGCTGGCACATCCTCAGGATACACCCGTGTTTCAGTGGTTTATCAACAGCCTTTTCGCGGCAGTCAGTTATGCCAGCCTTTCGGTCGTTGTGGGCGTGATGGCGGCCTTTGCGCTGGCGAGAATGCAATTCAGGTTCAGAGATGCTTACTTCAAGATTATACTGGCCTCCATGGCCGTGCCCGGCATGATACTCTTTCTTCCCAACTACACAACCATAGATACTCTGGGCTGGACGGACAATCTGGTTGCGATAATCGTTCCGGGACTGGCCTCGACCTTTGGAATATTCCTGTTGAGGCAGTTCTTCATCAGTGTTCCCAAAGAGATCGAGGAGGCGGCCATAATAGATGGGGCCAACATCCGCCAGAGAATCTTCTATGTTATCGCTCCACTGGCCAAAGAGTCGATCATCATTCTCTGGGTAATGAACTTCATGTCCAACTGGAACGATTATCTCTGGGCGCTGGTGGTTCTCTACTCCCCGAACAAGAGAACGATGCCGGTCGGAATGTCGACCCTTCAGGGAAAATACGTGACCCAGTACGGTCCGCTCATGGCGGGAGCCCTCTTCATCGCGGTGCCTTCGATCCTCATCTTTCTGCTTGTGCAAAGGTACTATATCAAGGGCATCGACATAAGCGGCGCCGTGAAGGAGTAA